The following are encoded in a window of Psychrobacter sp. P11F6 genomic DNA:
- a CDS encoding alpha/beta fold hydrolase, whose protein sequence is MMTQTLNLVTTKDDEQVAVWKIVDNTKDETKSDTPTTNTFAIKSQNIFLTHGTFSDKQTCLKIAEYLARLGHHCYIMEWRGHGASSIPKEKFNFETVATYDYEATFRYLFEELKLDNLHCVTHSGGGVGLTMFLIQHPCYIDKINSASMFACQAYGAAINPINHTKILVAKLFTRLVGYIPAKKIKLGPFNESYHMMNQWYDWNLQKNFNSSFLKQRTFNTASMDTCAADDASLDYRQQMPKITIPIYAISAKGDNFISPTRGCQLFFEPFKNPANIFREYSLSHGDLDDYTHSRIMISRNAAHEIWPTVTAWIEQHAR, encoded by the coding sequence ATGATGACACAAACACTGAATCTAGTAACGACCAAAGACGACGAACAAGTAGCCGTTTGGAAGATTGTGGATAATACAAAAGACGAAACAAAGAGCGATACCCCTACCACCAATACCTTTGCCATAAAATCGCAAAACATATTTTTGACGCACGGCACGTTTTCGGACAAACAAACCTGTTTGAAAATCGCTGAATATCTAGCCCGCCTCGGTCATCATTGCTACATCATGGAATGGCGCGGTCATGGTGCAAGCTCAATACCCAAAGAAAAATTCAATTTCGAAACGGTTGCAACCTATGACTATGAAGCGACTTTTCGCTACCTTTTTGAGGAATTAAAACTCGACAATCTACATTGCGTCACCCATAGCGGCGGCGGAGTTGGTTTAACGATGTTTTTGATCCAGCATCCCTGCTATATCGATAAGATTAATAGCGCCAGCATGTTTGCCTGCCAAGCTTATGGCGCTGCAATAAATCCGATAAATCATACTAAAATTCTTGTAGCAAAATTATTCACGCGGCTGGTTGGCTATATCCCTGCTAAAAAAATCAAGCTAGGGCCTTTTAATGAAAGCTATCATATGATGAACCAGTGGTACGACTGGAATCTACAAAAAAACTTTAACAGCAGTTTTCTTAAGCAACGTACATTTAATACAGCCAGCATGGATACATGCGCCGCTGATGATGCATCTTTAGACTACCGGCAACAGATGCCAAAAATCACGATACCTATCTATGCTATCAGCGCAAAAGGCGACAATTTCATCTCCCCTACTCGTGGTTGTCAGCTGTTTTTTGAACCCTTTAAAAACCCTGCCAATATCTTTCGAGAATACTCGCTCAGCCATGGGGATTTGGACGATTATACGCACAGCCGCATTATGATTAGTCGTAACGCCGCCCACGAAATTTGGCCAACAGTTACCGCGTGGATTGAGCAGCATGCCCGTTAA
- a CDS encoding carboxymuconolactone decarboxylase family protein produces MSKSFNDITKHVSSNMVKLHKIIPETSKAFSQLSAAATTDGVLDKKTKELIALALAVGARCDACIGFHTKALVRLGATEQEVAETLGVCVAMGGGPSMMYAAEAIASFNEFSKES; encoded by the coding sequence ATGAGTAAATCCTTTAATGACATCACGAAACACGTCTCTAGCAACATGGTTAAATTACACAAAATTATTCCTGAAACATCTAAGGCATTTTCTCAACTGAGTGCCGCAGCAACGACTGATGGTGTGTTGGACAAAAAAACCAAAGAGTTGATTGCCTTGGCATTGGCGGTGGGTGCGCGTTGTGATGCTTGTATCGGATTCCATACCAAAGCACTCGTACGACTTGGGGCAACTGAGCAAGAAGTGGCTGAAACGCTTGGGGTATGTGTGGCAATGGGTGGTGGTCCGTCGATGATGTATGCCGCTGAAGCAATCGCCTCCTTTAACGAGTTTAGTAAAGAAAGTTAG